A section of the Bradyrhizobium oligotrophicum S58 genome encodes:
- a CDS encoding isochorismatase family protein produces the protein MALTQLDPNTALIVVDLQKGIVGGPLLHPVGEIIARACAMAERFRELGLPVVLVNVAGTAPGRTERTPHRTAPFPADWTDLVPELNRQPNDIVVTKRTWGAFASTDLEARLRARDVTQVVVAGVATGTGVESTARQAYEQGFNVTLAVDAMTDTRPEAHQYSLTNVFPRLGETGTSADIIRLLGARNP, from the coding sequence ATGGCGCTGACGCAGCTCGATCCGAACACCGCGCTGATCGTCGTCGACCTGCAGAAAGGCATCGTCGGCGGGCCCCTGCTGCATCCGGTCGGTGAGATCATTGCGCGCGCCTGTGCCATGGCGGAACGCTTCCGCGAACTCGGGCTTCCTGTCGTGCTGGTCAACGTCGCCGGCACCGCGCCGGGGCGGACCGAGCGGACGCCACATCGCACTGCGCCGTTCCCTGCGGACTGGACCGATCTCGTCCCCGAGCTGAACCGACAACCGAACGATATCGTGGTGACCAAGCGGACCTGGGGCGCCTTCGCCAGCACCGATCTGGAAGCACGATTGAGGGCGCGCGACGTGACGCAGGTGGTCGTCGCCGGTGTGGCGACCGGCACCGGCGTCGAATCCACGGCGCGGCAGGCGTACGAGCAGGGCTTCAACGTCACGCTCGCCGTCGACGCCATGACCGACACGCGCCCCGAGGCGCATCAGTACAGCCTCACCAACGTCTTTCCGCGACTGGGCGAGACCGGCACGTCCGCGGACATCATCAGACTGCTCGGCGCGAGGAACCCCTGA
- a CDS encoding MarR family winged helix-turn-helix transcriptional regulator, with amino-acid sequence MNRQSSQKVPPSAARALAGELRAVAGKLKRRLREQADAGDLPPSQVSVLLRLEKDGPATASSLARTEGMRPQSMGPIIAALERAGLVRGSPDPGDGRQTILSLTEACRIWIDEGRAARQDWLSRTIAARLSPAEQQQLASTIALLRRLVDD; translated from the coding sequence GTGAACCGACAGTCGTCCCAAAAAGTCCCCCCGTCCGCTGCCCGTGCTTTGGCTGGCGAGTTGCGTGCGGTTGCCGGCAAACTGAAACGCCGACTGCGCGAGCAGGCTGACGCCGGGGATCTACCGCCGTCTCAGGTGTCCGTGCTGCTTCGCCTCGAGAAAGACGGGCCCGCGACGGCCTCCAGCCTCGCGCGGACCGAGGGCATGCGGCCGCAATCCATGGGCCCCATTATCGCGGCGCTCGAACGCGCCGGCCTCGTGCGCGGATCGCCCGACCCGGGCGACGGCCGACAGACCATTCTTTCGTTGACGGAAGCGTGCCGCATCTGGATCGACGAAGGACGCGCCGCACGGCAGGACTGGCTGTCGCGCACCATCGCCGCACGGCTTTCGCCGGCGGAGCAGCAGCAACTCGCTTCAACCATCGCGCTGCTCCGACGGCTCGTCGATGACTGA
- a CDS encoding ABC transporter permease/substrate-binding protein — translation MSVLSDPRFAEALSHLADYLGSHLRVSIAALALGLAVSFPLALLARNRPALRNVMLGAASVVQTVPGLALLALFYPLLLALAALTLRWFGLSFSAFGFLPAVLALALYSMLPVLRNTITGLNGVDASLIEAAKGVGMTERQALTMVELPLALPVIMAGIRTAAVWVIGTATLSTPIGQTSLGNYIFAGLQTQNWVLVVFGCVAAAVLALAVDQLLALIEHGLRTRSRARVGLGTATIALMVAASLLPSLAGGSARYVVGAKTFTEQYVLSALISERLQAAGLSATSRAGLGSSVIYEALKNGDIDVYVDYSGTLWANQFHHKEQLPREALLTALKQDLAKDKVTLLGELGFENAYALVMPRKKAEALGIRSIADLARHTSTMSIAGDYEFFSRPEWAALRDAYGLAFRAQRQMQPDFMYAAVASGEVDIIAGYTSDGLIAKYDLVVLDDPQHAIPPYDAILLLSPKRSDDRALQDALRPLLGRIDIATMQQANLRASGSDAESSPQAVARWLWTKIGK, via the coding sequence ATGAGCGTTCTGTCCGATCCGCGCTTCGCCGAGGCGCTGTCGCATCTCGCCGACTATCTCGGCAGCCATCTGCGCGTCAGCATCGCCGCGCTCGCGCTTGGCCTCGCGGTCAGCTTTCCGCTGGCACTGCTCGCGCGCAACCGCCCTGCCCTGCGCAATGTCATGCTCGGCGCGGCCAGCGTGGTGCAGACCGTGCCGGGACTGGCGCTGCTCGCGCTGTTCTATCCGCTGTTGCTGGCGTTGGCCGCACTCACGCTGCGCTGGTTCGGCCTGTCATTCTCGGCATTCGGCTTCCTGCCGGCGGTGCTGGCGCTGGCGCTGTATTCGATGCTGCCGGTGTTGCGCAACACCATCACCGGGCTGAACGGCGTCGACGCCAGCCTGATCGAGGCAGCGAAAGGCGTCGGCATGACCGAACGCCAGGCGCTGACGATGGTGGAGCTGCCGCTGGCGCTGCCGGTCATCATGGCCGGCATCCGCACAGCGGCGGTCTGGGTGATCGGCACCGCGACGCTGTCGACGCCGATCGGCCAGACCTCGCTCGGCAACTACATCTTTGCGGGGCTGCAGACCCAGAACTGGGTGCTGGTCGTGTTCGGCTGCGTCGCCGCCGCCGTGCTGGCGCTCGCGGTCGATCAGTTGCTGGCGCTGATCGAGCACGGCCTGCGTACGCGTAGCCGGGCTCGCGTCGGCCTGGGGACGGCAACGATCGCGCTGATGGTGGCGGCCAGCCTGCTGCCCTCCCTCGCCGGCGGCTCCGCGCGCTACGTGGTCGGCGCCAAGACCTTCACCGAGCAATATGTGCTGTCTGCGCTGATCAGCGAGCGGCTGCAGGCCGCCGGTCTTTCGGCGACGTCGCGCGCCGGGCTCGGCTCCAGCGTGATCTACGAGGCGTTGAAGAACGGCGACATCGACGTCTATGTCGACTATTCCGGCACCTTGTGGGCCAATCAGTTTCATCACAAGGAGCAGCTGCCGCGCGAGGCGCTGCTCACAGCGTTGAAGCAGGACCTCGCGAAGGACAAGGTCACCCTGCTCGGCGAGCTCGGCTTCGAGAACGCCTACGCGCTGGTGATGCCGCGCAAGAAGGCCGAGGCGCTCGGCATCCGCAGCATCGCCGACCTCGCCCGCCACACTTCGACGATGTCGATCGCCGGCGACTACGAGTTCTTCTCACGCCCCGAATGGGCTGCGTTGCGCGACGCCTATGGGCTCGCCTTTCGCGCCCAGCGCCAGATGCAGCCGGACTTCATGTATGCGGCGGTGGCCTCAGGCGAGGTCGACATCATCGCCGGCTACACCAGCGACGGCCTGATCGCCAAATATGATCTCGTGGTGCTCGACGATCCCCAGCACGCAATCCCGCCCTATGACGCGATCCTGCTGCTGTCGCCGAAGCGCAGTGATGACCGCGCGCTGCAGGACGCACTCCGGCCGCTGCTCGGCCGCATCGACATCGCGACGATGCAGCAGGCCAATCTGCGCGCGTCCGGTAGTGATGCCGAGTCGTCCCCGCAAGCGGTGGCGCGCTGGCTGTGGACGAAGATCGGGAAGTAG
- a CDS encoding ABC transporter ATP-binding protein has protein sequence MTQSTAAAVSLDGTTVAFRLAGGRSYTAVETADLAVADGEFVAIVGPTGCGKSTLLNVAAGLLKPAAGNVRIFGKPLGGLNRDAGYLFQADALFPWKTALENVAIGLEVAGTARAEATAKAQQWLTSVGLGAFGNRYPHMLSGGQRKRVGLAQVLIRNPRIILMDEPFGPLDAQTRQIMGNLLLDLWSADRKAVLFVTHDLEEAIALADRVVIMSAGPASRIIGDWRVSLPRPRDIFEVRMKHEFHELHRDIWQTLKAEVEKTYKQAEAV, from the coding sequence GTGACGCAGTCAACGGCCGCCGCGGTCTCGCTCGACGGGACCACGGTCGCATTCCGTCTCGCCGGCGGACGCAGCTACACCGCCGTCGAGACGGCGGATCTGGCCGTCGCCGACGGCGAGTTCGTCGCCATCGTCGGACCGACCGGCTGCGGCAAATCCACTCTTCTCAATGTGGCGGCGGGGCTGCTGAAGCCGGCCGCGGGAAACGTGCGCATCTTCGGCAAGCCGCTCGGCGGCCTCAATCGCGATGCGGGCTACCTGTTCCAGGCCGATGCTCTGTTCCCGTGGAAGACGGCGCTCGAGAATGTCGCGATCGGGCTGGAGGTCGCGGGCACGGCGCGCGCCGAGGCCACGGCGAAGGCGCAGCAATGGCTGACATCGGTGGGCCTCGGTGCATTCGGCAACCGCTATCCGCACATGCTGTCGGGCGGCCAGCGCAAGCGTGTCGGGCTCGCCCAGGTTCTGATCCGCAATCCCCGCATCATCCTGATGGACGAGCCGTTCGGTCCGCTGGACGCGCAGACGCGGCAGATCATGGGCAATCTGCTGCTCGACCTCTGGAGCGCTGATCGCAAGGCGGTGCTGTTCGTGACCCATGATCTCGAGGAGGCGATCGCGCTCGCCGACCGTGTCGTCATCATGTCGGCGGGACCTGCCTCGCGCATCATCGGCGACTGGCGCGTGTCCCTGCCGCGCCCGCGCGACATCTTCGAGGTGCGCATGAAGCACGAGTTCCACGAGCTGCATCGCGATATCTGGCAGACGCTCAAGGCCGAGGTCGAGAAGACCTACAAGCAGGCGGAGGCGGTGTGA
- a CDS encoding ABC transporter permease produces the protein MSRLGLLALQLLVAIVTIALWQFFATVPVFGRIWLPPFFFSNPQDVFTQVIKWFATGTIWKHLAITLWESILAFAIGSLGGVLVGFWFARKPLVAAVFDPYVKMANALPRVVLAPIFTLWLGLGIWSKVALGVTLVFFIVFFNVYQGVKEVSTVVRDNARMLGMSERQLMRHVYWPSALSWMFSSLHTSVGFAVVGAVVGEYLGSAAGLGYLIQQAEGIFDVAGVFAGMFVLSAFVILIDVGVTLVERRLLVWRPDAADGR, from the coding sequence ATGTCGCGTCTCGGTCTGCTTGCGCTGCAGCTGCTCGTCGCGATCGTCACGATCGCGCTGTGGCAGTTCTTCGCCACGGTGCCGGTGTTCGGGCGCATCTGGCTGCCGCCATTCTTCTTCTCCAACCCGCAGGACGTCTTCACCCAGGTGATCAAATGGTTCGCGACCGGCACGATCTGGAAGCACCTCGCGATCACCTTGTGGGAATCGATCCTGGCGTTCGCGATCGGCTCGCTCGGCGGCGTGCTGGTCGGCTTCTGGTTCGCGCGCAAGCCGCTGGTCGCCGCCGTGTTCGATCCCTACGTCAAGATGGCCAATGCGCTGCCGCGCGTGGTGCTGGCGCCGATCTTCACGCTGTGGCTGGGCTTAGGGATCTGGTCCAAGGTCGCGCTCGGCGTGACGCTGGTGTTCTTCATCGTGTTCTTCAACGTCTACCAGGGCGTCAAGGAAGTCTCGACCGTGGTGCGCGACAATGCCCGCATGCTCGGCATGAGCGAGCGGCAGCTGATGCGCCACGTCTATTGGCCGTCGGCGCTGTCGTGGATGTTCTCGTCGCTGCACACCTCGGTCGGCTTCGCGGTGGTCGGCGCCGTCGTCGGCGAATATCTCGGCTCGGCGGCCGGACTCGGCTATCTGATCCAGCAGGCCGAAGGCATCTTCGACGTCGCCGGCGTGTTCGCCGGCATGTTCGTGCTGTCGGCCTTCGTGATTTTGATCGACGTCGGCGTGACACTGGTCGAGCGGCGGCTGTTGGTATGGCGGCCGGATGCGGCGGATGGCCGGTGA
- a CDS encoding ABC transporter substrate-binding protein, with product MNKMLGRVTGALLALTLSTGLASAASKVTIAIGGGACLCYLPTVLARQLGEYDKAGLDVELVDLKGGSDALKAVLGGSADVVSGYFDHCVNLAAKKQQMQSFVVYDRYPGLVLVVAPSHNKEISSVKDLAGKKVGVSAPGSSTDFFLKYMLKKNGLDPSGTAVIGVGLGATAVAAMEQGQIDAAVMLDPSVTVLQGTHPDLKILSDTRTQHDTLEVFGGEYPGGALYSTAAWIAGHDKETQALTNAIVATLNWIHAHTPEEIMAKMPEELVGKDKALYLAALKNTIPMYSETGKMDPKGADAVLAVFSTGSPDVAKANVDVSKTFTNKFVEQAKGAK from the coding sequence ATGAACAAGATGTTGGGCCGGGTCACCGGCGCGCTGCTGGCGCTGACGTTGAGCACCGGTCTCGCCTCGGCGGCATCCAAGGTCACGATCGCGATCGGCGGCGGCGCCTGCCTGTGCTATCTGCCGACGGTGCTGGCCAGGCAGCTCGGCGAGTATGACAAGGCCGGGCTCGACGTCGAGCTGGTCGATCTCAAGGGCGGATCGGATGCGCTGAAGGCCGTGCTCGGCGGCAGCGCCGACGTCGTGTCGGGTTACTTCGACCACTGTGTCAATCTCGCGGCCAAGAAGCAGCAGATGCAGTCCTTCGTCGTCTACGACCGCTATCCCGGCCTCGTGCTGGTGGTGGCGCCGTCGCACAACAAGGAAATCAGCTCGGTCAAGGATCTCGCCGGCAAGAAGGTCGGCGTCAGCGCGCCGGGCTCGTCGACCGACTTCTTCCTCAAGTACATGCTGAAGAAGAACGGCCTCGATCCCTCGGGCACCGCGGTGATCGGCGTTGGCCTCGGCGCCACGGCGGTGGCCGCGATGGAGCAGGGCCAGATCGATGCGGCCGTGATGCTCGATCCTTCGGTCACGGTGCTGCAGGGCACGCATCCGGACCTGAAGATCCTCTCTGACACCCGCACCCAGCACGACACGCTCGAGGTGTTCGGCGGCGAGTATCCCGGCGGCGCGCTGTATTCGACGGCGGCCTGGATCGCGGGCCACGACAAGGAGACGCAGGCGCTGACCAATGCGATCGTGGCGACGCTCAACTGGATCCATGCGCATACGCCGGAGGAGATCATGGCGAAGATGCCCGAGGAGCTCGTCGGCAAGGACAAGGCGCTGTATCTCGCGGCGCTGAAGAACACCATCCCGATGTATTCGGAGACCGGCAAGATGGACCCGAAGGGCGCCGATGCCGTGCTCGCCGTGTTCAGCACCGGCTCGCCCGATGTCGCCAAGGCCAATGTCGATGTCAGCAAGACCTTCACCAACAAGTTCGTCGAACAGGCGAAGGGCGCGAAATAG
- a CDS encoding polyphosphate kinase 2 family protein translates to MTKKARTLATELDGFISPFRIDGGHKFHLKSHKTKVKGGLDKEEGEAIIEQNRKRLADFQEKLYAQDRWSVLVLLQGMDASGKDSAIKSIFEGVNPQGCEVTSFKQPTSKELDHDFMWRSAIALPERGRIGIFNRSYYEECLVTRVHPEVLKAEKLPPRLVTKNIWRERFEDISAFERYLSRNGTVILKFFLNISKEEQRERFLDRLEQPAKNWKFSMGDVNERAKWHRYQAVYQDIVRHTSTPYAPWHVVPADHKWFARVVIGSTIVAALESLDLHFPRVDPAALDEFKAVRKALETEGKGGKKS, encoded by the coding sequence ATGACCAAGAAGGCGCGCACGCTCGCGACCGAGCTCGACGGCTTCATCTCGCCGTTCCGGATCGATGGCGGCCACAAGTTTCACCTCAAGTCGCACAAGACCAAGGTGAAGGGCGGCCTCGACAAGGAAGAGGGCGAGGCGATCATCGAGCAGAACCGCAAGCGGCTCGCCGACTTCCAGGAGAAGCTCTACGCGCAGGACCGCTGGTCGGTGCTGGTGCTGCTGCAGGGCATGGATGCTTCGGGCAAGGACAGCGCCATCAAGAGCATCTTCGAGGGCGTCAATCCGCAGGGCTGCGAGGTGACGTCGTTCAAGCAGCCGACGTCGAAGGAGCTCGACCACGACTTCATGTGGCGCAGCGCCATCGCGCTGCCCGAGCGCGGCCGCATCGGCATCTTCAACCGCTCCTACTACGAGGAATGCCTGGTCACGCGCGTGCATCCGGAGGTCCTCAAGGCGGAGAAGCTGCCGCCGAGGCTCGTCACCAAGAACATCTGGCGCGAGCGCTTCGAGGACATCTCCGCGTTCGAGCGCTATCTCTCGCGCAACGGCACCGTGATCCTGAAATTCTTTCTCAACATCTCCAAGGAGGAGCAGCGCGAGCGTTTCCTCGACCGGCTGGAGCAGCCGGCGAAGAACTGGAAGTTCTCGATGGGCGATGTCAACGAGCGCGCCAAGTGGCACCGCTACCAGGCGGTCTACCAGGACATCGTGCGCCACACCTCAACGCCTTATGCGCCGTGGCACGTGGTGCCGGCCGACCACAAATGGTTCGCCCGCGTCGTGATCGGCTCGACCATCGTCGCCGCGCTCGAAAGCCTCGACCTGCATTTCCCGCGCGTCGATCCGGCCGCGCTCGACGAGTTCAAGGCCGTGCGCAAGGCGCTGGAGACCGAAGGCAAGGGCGGGAAGAAGAGCTGA
- a CDS encoding EAL domain-containing protein — protein sequence MFRRFMPHILVVVALLTVGLSGSYELLSHALVDLRFRLDDRPASGEIAVVAIDPRSIEAIGVWPWPRTQHARLLEQLQRAGVRDVAFDVDFSTPSDAAGDQAFLNALQNAKGSVVLPAFKQLDAAGKDTSIHVNRPLPQFEQLAWSAFVNIEVARDGRVRSYALGEFCETGGRRTFLQTMGAFLAGSDAVKDNAFLVDYGIDPSSLPKVSYVDVLRGDETALARLKDKRVIVGATAIELGDYYSVPNGRVLPGVVLQALAAESIIQHRTLLATSTAATVAGLLLIVMIMLASWRHLSAARRALLIAMISIVIEAVALVLHDRYALVFDTSLLQIALIAYLAATALDEIDFRGLLRHVAESRFERIAMSIGDGLVCTDQDKRITVWNPGAVAIFGYGADEIIGQPFARLRADGSDTHDLFPRQEAALPATLLPGGATVEFDGRRKDGEVFPVEASFSAWQGADGLQYGVILRDISVRKREAERIRYLAEHDTLTALINRNTLQTDLAAMIETADAASDQVVLLVIGLDAFQEINDMLGHAFGDSVLRAAAQRLRAEIGSMGRVARLSGDEFAVAIPCSAIGGTVAELAGHLSQLFESPLETGARQQRVKVSLGVAVHPDGGHNADELLSNAHLALCRAKTDRRGSHVIFESAIRHELEQRLTLEAELALAVEREEFELFYQPQVELLHGHVIGAEALIRWRHPTRGLVPPGDFIPVVNTSPLSEAVATWVMATACRQARDWQLAGHDIRVGVNLSPSQFQSGDLAAFVSKLLTVTGLSPGLLELEVTEDILLHDEPGVLQTFNRLQALGVSLVFDDFGTGYASLSYLKKFPLDGLKIDRSFVRDVLTQADDAAIVGSTVSLSKQLGLSVIAEGIENQATADFLLRLGCEHGQGYHFGRPMPAADFARQFLAMDATDQRQAGAA from the coding sequence ATGTTCAGGCGGTTCATGCCGCATATTCTGGTCGTGGTTGCGCTGCTGACGGTCGGCCTGTCCGGCAGCTACGAGCTGCTCAGCCACGCCCTCGTCGATCTGCGCTTTCGCCTCGACGACCGCCCTGCCAGCGGCGAGATCGCGGTGGTCGCGATCGACCCGCGCTCGATCGAGGCCATCGGCGTCTGGCCATGGCCGCGGACCCAACATGCGCGCCTGCTGGAGCAATTGCAGCGAGCCGGCGTCCGCGACGTCGCCTTCGACGTCGATTTCAGCACGCCATCCGACGCCGCCGGCGATCAGGCCTTCCTCAACGCACTGCAGAATGCCAAGGGCTCGGTCGTGCTGCCGGCCTTCAAGCAGCTCGACGCGGCGGGCAAGGACACGTCCATTCACGTCAACCGGCCGCTGCCGCAGTTCGAACAGCTGGCCTGGTCGGCCTTCGTGAACATCGAGGTCGCGCGTGACGGCCGCGTCAGAAGCTACGCTCTCGGCGAATTTTGCGAGACCGGCGGCAGGAGGACTTTCCTGCAAACCATGGGAGCGTTCCTCGCCGGCAGCGATGCGGTCAAGGACAACGCGTTCCTGGTCGACTACGGCATCGACCCGTCGTCGTTGCCCAAAGTGTCGTATGTCGACGTCCTCCGCGGCGACGAGACGGCGCTGGCCCGGCTCAAGGACAAGCGGGTGATCGTCGGCGCAACCGCGATCGAGCTCGGCGACTATTACAGCGTGCCGAATGGCCGCGTTCTGCCCGGCGTCGTGCTGCAGGCGCTGGCGGCGGAGTCGATCATCCAGCATCGCACCCTGCTCGCGACATCGACTGCGGCCACCGTCGCCGGCCTGCTGCTGATCGTCATGATCATGCTGGCGAGCTGGCGGCACCTCTCGGCGGCCCGGCGCGCGCTCCTGATCGCGATGATCAGCATCGTCATCGAAGCCGTGGCGCTGGTGCTGCACGACCGCTATGCGCTGGTGTTCGACACCTCTCTGCTGCAGATCGCGCTCATAGCCTACCTCGCGGCGACCGCGCTCGACGAGATCGATTTTCGCGGCCTGCTGCGCCACGTCGCCGAAAGCCGCTTCGAGCGGATCGCGATGTCGATCGGCGACGGGCTGGTGTGCACCGATCAGGACAAGCGGATCACGGTGTGGAATCCGGGCGCGGTCGCGATCTTCGGCTACGGCGCCGACGAGATCATCGGCCAGCCCTTCGCGCGCCTGCGCGCCGACGGCAGCGACACGCACGACCTGTTTCCACGGCAGGAGGCGGCGCTGCCGGCGACACTGCTGCCCGGCGGCGCCACTGTCGAGTTCGACGGCCGCCGCAAGGACGGCGAGGTGTTTCCGGTCGAGGCGAGCTTCTCCGCCTGGCAGGGCGCCGACGGCCTGCAATATGGCGTGATCCTGCGCGACATCTCGGTGCGCAAGCGCGAGGCGGAACGCATTCGTTATTTGGCCGAGCACGACACGCTCACCGCCTTGATCAACCGCAACACGCTGCAGACCGATCTCGCCGCCATGATCGAGACGGCCGACGCCGCCTCCGACCAGGTCGTGCTGCTGGTGATCGGGCTCGACGCGTTCCAAGAGATCAACGACATGCTCGGCCACGCCTTCGGCGACAGCGTGCTGCGCGCCGCCGCCCAGCGGCTCCGGGCCGAGATCGGGAGCATGGGCCGCGTCGCCCGGCTGAGCGGCGACGAGTTCGCGGTCGCCATTCCCTGCTCCGCGATCGGCGGCACCGTGGCCGAGCTCGCCGGGCATCTTTCGCAGCTGTTCGAATCGCCGCTCGAGACCGGCGCGCGGCAGCAGCGGGTCAAGGTCAGCCTCGGCGTCGCGGTGCATCCAGACGGCGGCCACAATGCCGACGAGCTGCTCAGCAACGCCCACCTCGCGCTCTGTCGCGCCAAGACGGACCGCCGCGGCAGCCATGTGATCTTCGAAAGCGCGATCCGCCATGAGCTCGAGCAGCGGCTGACGCTCGAGGCCGAGCTCGCGCTCGCCGTCGAGCGGGAGGAATTCGAGCTGTTCTACCAGCCGCAAGTCGAGCTGCTGCATGGCCACGTCATCGGCGCCGAGGCGCTGATCCGCTGGCGTCATCCGACGCGCGGCCTCGTGCCTCCCGGTGATTTCATTCCCGTCGTCAACACCTCGCCGCTGTCCGAGGCGGTTGCGACCTGGGTCATGGCGACCGCCTGCCGGCAGGCGCGGGACTGGCAGCTCGCCGGCCATGACATTCGCGTCGGGGTCAACCTGTCGCCGTCACAGTTCCAGTCGGGCGACCTCGCGGCCTTCGTCAGCAAGCTGCTCACGGTGACGGGCCTGTCGCCGGGGCTGCTCGAGCTCGAAGTCACCGAGGACATCCTGCTGCACGACGAGCCCGGCGTGCTGCAGACCTTCAACCGGCTGCAGGCCCTCGGCGTCAGCCTGGTGTTCGACGATTTCGGCACCGGCTATGCGAGCCTCAGCTATCTCAAGAAGTTTCCGCTCGACGGCCTCAAGATCGACCGCTCCTTCGTCCGCGACGTGCTGACCCAGGCCGACGACGCCGCGATCGTCGGCTCGACGGTGAGCCTCAGCAAGCAGCTCGGCCTGTCGGTGATCGCCGAGGGCATCGAGAACCAGGCGACGGCCGATTTCCTGCTCCGCCTCGGCTGCGAGCACGGCCAGGGCTATCACTTCGGCAGGCCGATGCCGGCGGCGGATTTCGCGCGGCAGTTCCTGGCGATGGATGCCACCGACCAACGTCAGGCCGGCGCGGCGTGA
- a CDS encoding FecR family protein encodes MSSKRFLIPGLIAACLFGAAPAAFAADGEPWLLSKSSGEVWVTTPGAAQVSLGSEEPLKPGDTIRTGPTGRVRLTRGAETIVIAPNSEVGLPAAPKDGLATTILQRAGSILLDVEKRNVQHFEVETPYLAAVVKGTQFSVTISGRSTKVEVSRGQVQVSDFKTGQIAQVQPGQAATAFTNGRSGLSLSGSGTFSPIEQGRPRTPTIDRVPVPRDGLHAPREAKGSVIHALNANGAAVRSGALAGSPQHSATTSVAARPNVVRISASIGEVNLNIQKATRGLAHGAHAPTVGAGRSTAWNDARGNNGNSTSNAATAGGTSGDSSVAAAVTAAVGSPSGSASTNLATTNGSGNNGSSHSGGNNGNGGAGGNSGNNGNSGNNSNGNGNGNSGNGGNGNSGHGNSGHGNGNAYAYGHNKN; translated from the coding sequence ATGTCATCCAAGCGTTTCCTGATACCAGGACTGATCGCTGCGTGCCTTTTCGGCGCAGCGCCGGCCGCGTTCGCCGCCGACGGTGAGCCGTGGCTGTTGAGCAAATCCTCGGGTGAGGTCTGGGTGACCACGCCGGGCGCGGCGCAGGTGTCGCTCGGTTCCGAGGAGCCGCTCAAGCCGGGTGATACGATCCGCACCGGGCCGACCGGGCGCGTGCGCCTGACGCGCGGCGCCGAGACCATCGTGATCGCGCCGAACTCCGAAGTCGGCCTGCCTGCCGCGCCGAAGGACGGTTTGGCGACGACCATCCTGCAGCGCGCCGGCTCGATTCTGCTCGACGTCGAGAAGCGCAACGTCCAGCATTTCGAGGTCGAGACGCCCTATCTCGCAGCCGTGGTCAAGGGCACCCAGTTCAGTGTCACGATCTCAGGCCGCAGCACCAAGGTCGAGGTCAGCCGCGGCCAGGTGCAGGTGTCCGACTTCAAGACCGGGCAGATCGCCCAGGTCCAGCCCGGCCAGGCCGCCACCGCCTTCACCAATGGCCGGTCCGGCCTCAGCCTGTCCGGTTCCGGCACCTTCAGCCCGATCGAGCAGGGCCGCCCGCGCACGCCCACGATCGATCGCGTTCCGGTGCCGCGCGACGGCCTGCATGCGCCGCGCGAAGCCAAGGGCAGCGTGATCCACGCACTGAACGCCAATGGCGCCGCAGTGCGCTCGGGCGCATTGGCCGGTTCGCCGCAACATTCCGCCACGACCTCCGTTGCAGCAAGGCCGAACGTCGTGCGGATCTCGGCGTCGATCGGCGAGGTCAATCTCAACATCCAGAAGGCGACGCGCGGCCTCGCCCATGGCGCCCATGCGCCGACCGTCGGCGCAGGGCGGAGCACCGCCTGGAATGATGCGCGAGGCAACAACGGCAATTCGACGAGCAATGCGGCGACCGCAGGCGGCACGTCGGGCGACTCCTCGGTCGCAGCCGCCGTGACCGCGGCAGTCGGCTCGCCGAGCGGCTCCGCCAGCACCAACCTCGCGACGACCAACGGCAGCGGCAACAATGGAAGTAGCCACAGCGGCGGCAACAATGGGAACGGCGGCGCCGGTGGCAATAGCGGCAACAACGGAAATAGCGGCAACAACAGCAACGGTAACGGCAACGGAAACAGCGGCAACGGCGGGAATGGCAACAGCGGCCATGGCAATAGCGGCCATGGCAATGGCAACGCCTACGCTTATGGCCATAACAAGAATTGA